One Dictyoglomus thermophilum H-6-12 DNA window includes the following coding sequences:
- a CDS encoding sugar-binding protein produces MKKFLMIFFIVVIFLLMATTAQTPKKLVFAWIPKALNNPVFELGRDGAFKRAEELSKKGPYKVEVLYVASVASDATEQARVVEDVVARKVDGIAISCNDPTALIDVINKAVEAGIPVMTFDADSPKSKRFTYLGVNNYEGGKWAAKLLVRAMGTSGDVALLTGVPGALNLEERMRGFKDEIKKYPKIKIVTTVACYDDINRGVQVVEETMQKYPKLRGWFFVGLWPLLAERGSMPLWEKAAKAKKVFTVAFDTLPVELQLLKEGYLCGLVGQKYWGWGYDAIDILYRKVVNNEKFPDWIDSGMDIVTQKNVDAMIRAWLLKDFKTPLPPAF; encoded by the coding sequence ATGAAAAAGTTTTTAATGATTTTCTTTATTGTTGTTATCTTCCTCTTAATGGCTACTACTGCTCAAACTCCTAAAAAACTTGTGTTTGCATGGATTCCTAAGGCTTTAAATAATCCAGTATTTGAGCTTGGTAGAGATGGAGCATTCAAGAGAGCTGAGGAGTTATCTAAGAAAGGTCCTTACAAGGTAGAAGTTCTATATGTGGCATCAGTAGCATCCGATGCTACTGAGCAGGCAAGAGTTGTGGAAGATGTGGTGGCAAGAAAGGTTGATGGTATAGCTATCTCTTGTAATGATCCTACAGCCTTGATAGATGTCATTAACAAAGCTGTGGAAGCAGGAATTCCTGTAATGACCTTTGATGCTGATTCTCCTAAGAGTAAGAGATTTACTTACCTTGGTGTTAATAACTATGAGGGTGGTAAATGGGCTGCGAAACTTCTTGTGAGAGCTATGGGTACTAGTGGAGATGTAGCACTTTTGACTGGAGTACCTGGAGCTCTTAATTTAGAAGAGAGAATGAGAGGATTTAAAGATGAGATTAAGAAATATCCAAAGATAAAAATTGTAACTACTGTAGCTTGTTATGACGACATTAATAGAGGAGTACAAGTAGTAGAAGAAACAATGCAAAAGTATCCAAAGCTTAGAGGTTGGTTCTTTGTAGGTCTTTGGCCTCTCCTTGCTGAGAGGGGATCTATGCCTCTTTGGGAAAAAGCTGCAAAAGCTAAAAAAGTATTTACTGTTGCCTTTGATACGTTACCTGTAGAGCTTCAGCTTCTCAAAGAAGGATATCTCTGTGGCTTAGTAGGACAAAAATATTGGGGTTGGGGTTATGATGCTATAGATATTCTTTACAGGAAAGTAGTTAATAATGAAAAATTCCCAGATTGGATTGATTCTGGAATGGATATTGTAACACAGAAGAATGTAGATGCAATGATTAGAGCATGGCTATTAAAAGATTTCAAGACTCCACTTCCACCTGCTTTCTAA